From the genome of Thermodesulfobacteriota bacterium:
ACGTATCAGGGCAGGTGCTTTTTCATCATATTCCTGTTTTAGCTGCAGAATTATTATTGATGCGATTACCAACCCTCCACCCATCACCTGCCAAAGTTCCAGTATTTCATTTAAAAATATAAAGGATATCACACCTGCAGTAATCGGTTCGAGTGTGGCAGCAATGCTTGCACGTGTCGCCCTTATCAGGTTTACTCCCTCCAGATAAAGGCCAAAAGGCACCAGGGTGCCCAAAATACCTATATATATAATCCATCCCCATTGTACAACATTGTATGGATGAAAAAAAGCCTCCAACGGCTGGTGTAAAATATTCCACATCAGCGCCGCAAATAACATGGCATAAAAGAGGATAGTCCAGGGGCTATAATTCCGCATTCCGTACTCGCTGTGAATGGAGTACCAGGCGAAACAGATGGCCGATAAAAGCCCGCTAACGATACCGGCAATGTTCATTGCAAGAACATCAAAGTTATACCCTCCTACCATCAGGTAGCAACCGAAGGTTGCCCCTACCAGAGCCATGACGGTCTGCAGGCTCAATTTGTCACGGGCAAAAACCACTGCGTAAATGGCAATAAATGACGGTGCCATATATTGAAGTAAAATTGCTGCCGCAACATTGATTTTACTGATGGCAAAAAGGTATGTAAATTGAACACCGCTCATACCGAAAAGCCCTAAAATTGCAAAATAAAATATATCTCTGGGCTTGACTCTAATCAGAGAAGGCTTCCATAGCAAAAGGTATAAAAATAATCCGGCTGCGGCAATCGTTATACGAAGCTGTACCAGTTGAAAAAGGGTAATCCCGCTGTGAAACAAAAACTTTGCTGAAGATCCTGATATGGCCCATAACAGAGCCGCAAAGATTACATAAACATATCCCATGCTTGGAGTTTTAATAGATGTATTCAATTTAAAACCGGGTTGATAATTTGAATGAGCTGGTAAAAAGTATTGGTTCTTCTCCAAATTAGTTGGAGAAGAGGGTCCAGG
Proteins encoded in this window:
- a CDS encoding EamA family transporter translates to MNTSIKTPSMGYVYVIFAALLWAISGSSAKFLFHSGITLFQLVQLRITIAAAGLFLYLLLWKPSLIRVKPRDIFYFAILGLFGMSGVQFTYLFAISKINVAAAILLQYMAPSFIAIYAVVFARDKLSLQTVMALVGATFGCYLMVGGYNFDVLAMNIAGIVSGLLSAICFAWYSIHSEYGMRNYSPWTILFYAMLFAALMWNILHQPLEAFFHPYNVVQWGWIIYIGILGTLVPFGLYLEGVNLIRATRASIAATLEPITAGVISFIFLNEILELWQVMGGGLVIASIIILQLKQEYDEKAPALIRSKSRSKSTVGK